A genomic window from Betta splendens chromosome 24, fBetSpl5.4, whole genome shotgun sequence includes:
- the LOC114849218 gene encoding protein EFR3 homolog B isoform X2, with amino-acid sequence MRIFVLGVCGCCGALRPRYKRLVDNIFPEDPEDGLVKANMEKLTFYALSAPEKLDRIGAYLSERLSRDVARHRYGYVCIAMEALDQLLMACHCQSINLFVESFLKMVRKLLESDKPNLQILGTNSFVKFANIEEDTPSYHRSYDFFVSRFSEMCHSSYEDPDIRTKIRMAGIKGLQGVVRKTVNDELQANIWDPQHMDKIVPSLLFNLQSGEHSESRSPSPLQASEKEKESPVELTERCFRELLGRAAYGNIKNAVTPVLMHLDNHALWEGKTFAVCCFKIIMYSIQSQHSHLVIQQLLGHLDANSKNSAKVRAGIVEVLLEAAAIAASGSVGPTVLEVFNTLLRQLRLSVDYELTGSYDGSTNIGTKIIKAHEERQLQEAVIRTIGSFANTLPTYQRSEVMLFIMGKIPVPGIHLTLPSTGSEPEGTRMIQIMLLKSLVQVTAGFQTTNMLTALPSSFLEPLLSFSLTEDPEVRLLVLQILLSLIDRHENRPKFSNISIISDISVLKLKVDKCSRQDNLFMKKHGQQLYRHIYMGCKEPSSGREHYETLFALLGLLSVELANEEVVVDLIRLALALQDLALSTDEGLPVYNRCAVHALAAAYLNLICQLTTVPAFCQHIHEVIEVRQKESPYLLPEDVFIDIPRLPSSLEKMEGDVLFLQSKITEVLGGSGYNTERLGTPYVPQYTDEDRLSKRKSIGETISLQVEVESRNSPEKEERTPAEEITFETLKNAIVDSVGMEEQERERRRQVVVKFQKAPFEEIAAHCGARATLLQSKLNQIFEITIRPPPSPSGTISSGYGQSQSRSVPIYEMKFPDLCVY; translated from the exons GGGTTTGCGGTTGTTGCGGGGCACTCAGGCCTCGATACAAGAGGCTGGTAGACAACATCTTCCCAGAAGACCCAGAG GATGGGTTGGTGAAAGCCAACATGGAGAAGCTGACATTCTATgccctgtcggctccagagaAGCTTGACCGTATCGGCGCATACCTGTCTGAGAGACTGTCAAGGGATGTGGCCCGACACCGATATGG gTATGTGTGCATAGCCATGGAAGCCCTGGACCAGCTGCTGATGGCCTGTCACTGTCAAAGcatcaacctgtttgttgaGAGCTTTCTGAAGATGGTGCGCAAGCTGCTGGAGTCCGACAAACCCAACCTGCAGATTCTAGGAACCAACTCT TTTGTGAAGTTTGCGAACATAGAGGAAGATACACCATCGTACCACCGCAGTTACGACTTCTTTGTGTCGCGCTTCAGTGAGATGTGCCACTCCAGCTACGAGGACCCTGACATCCGCACAAA GATTCGCATGGCAGGTATCAAGGGCCTGCAGGGCGTGGTGAGGAAAACCGTCAACGATGAGCTCCAGGCCAACATTTGGGATCCTCAGCACATGGACAAAATTGTGCCCTCTCTGCTGTTTAACCTGCAGAGTGGAGAGCATTCGGAGAG CCGCTCCCCTTCTCCGCTGCAGGCgtcggagaaggagaaggaaagcCCGGTGGAGCTGACAGAGCGCTGCTTCAGGGAGCTGCTGGGACGAGCCGCCTATGGCAACATAAAGAATGCCGTCACACCCGTCCTGAT GCACTTAGATAACCACGCTCTATGGGAGGGAAAGACCTTTGCAGTGTGTTGCTTCAAAATCATCATGTACTCCATTCAG TCTCAGCACTCTCACTTAGTAATCCAGCAGCTTCTAGGCCACCTGGATGCTAACAGCAAGAATTCAGCCAAAGTGCGGGCTGGGATAGTCGAAGTGTTGTTGGAAGCAGCTGCCATTGCAGCCAGCGGCTCTGTGG GCCCCACAGTGTTGGAGGTGTTTAACACGCTGCTGCGACAGCTTCGTCTGAGTGTGGACTATGAGTTGACTGGCTCATATGATGGCAGCACCAACATTGGCACCAAGATCATCAAAGCTCATGAGGAGAGGCAGCTCCAAGAAGCTGTCATCAGGACCATTG GTTCCTTTGCCAACACTCTGCCGACATaccaaaggtcagaggtcatgctATTCATTATGGGCAAGATCCCCGTCCCCGGGATTCACCTAACTCTGCCTTCGACAGGCTCAGA GCCTGAGGGTACCAGAATGATTCAGATTATGTTACTCAAGTCCTTAGTGCAG GTGACAGCGGGTTTCCAGACAACAAACATGCTGACGGCACTGCCCAGCTCTTTCCTGGAGCCACTGTTGTCTTTCTCTCTGACTGAGGATCCAGAGGTTCGGCTGCTGGTGCTTCAAATCCTTCTTAGTCTTATCGACAGACATGAAAACAGGCCCAAGTTCTCCAACATTAG CATTATCTCTGACATCTCTGTGCTCAAGCTCAAAGTTGACAAGTGTTCCAGACAGGACAACTTATTCATGAAAAAG CATGGCCAGCAGCTATACCGACATATTTATATGGGCTGCAAGGAACCGAGCAGCGGTCGAGAGCACTATGAGACGCTCTTCGCTCTCTTGGGTCTTCTCAGCGTGGAGCTGGCTAACGAAGAGGTGGTGGTGGACCTCATTCGCCTGGCACTCGCCCTGCAG GACCTGGCTCTGTCCACCGATGAAGGGCTTCCTGTTTATAACCGCTGTGCTGTTCATGCCCTCGCCGCCGCCTACCTCAACCTCATCTGCCAGCTCACCACCGTCCCGGCCTTCTGCCAACACATACATGAG GTAATTGAggtgagacagaaagaaagtcCCTACCTTCTGCCTGAGGATGTTTTCATTGATATTCCCAG ACTGCCTTCCTCactggagaagatggagggggATGTGTTGTTCCTCCAGTCAAAGATCACAGAGGTCCTTGGAGGTAGTGGCTATAATACTGAAAGACTGGGTACGCCCTACGTCCCTCAGTACACAG ATGAGGACCGTCTGTCCAAGAGGAAGAGCATAGGTGAGACTATCTCActtcaggtggaggtggagtccAGAAACAGTCCAGAGAAAGAGGAG AGGACTCCAGCAGAGGAAATCACCTTTGAAACCCTGAAGAATGCCATTG TGGACAGTGTGGgcatggaggagcaggagcgggAGCGGAGGAGACAAGTGGTGGTGAAGTTCCAGAAGGCCCCCTTTGAGGAAATAGCCGCCCACTGTGGTGCCAGG GCTACACTACTGCAGAGCAAACTGAACCAGATCTTTGAGATTACAATCAG ACCCCCGCCCAGCCCATCTGGGACCATCTCGTCAGGGTACGGTCAAAGCCAGAGTCGATCTGTGCCCATCTACGAGATGAAGTTCCCGGACCTCTGCGTGTATTAA
- the LOC114849218 gene encoding protein EFR3 homolog B isoform X3, giving the protein MTGVCGCCGALRPRYKRLVDNIFPEDPEDGLVKANMEKLTFYALSAPEKLDRIGAYLSERLSRDVARHRYGYVCIAMEALDQLLMACHCQSINLFVESFLKMVRKLLESDKPNLQILGTNSFVKFANIEEDTPSYHRSYDFFVSRFSEMCHSSYEDPDIRTKIRMAGIKGLQGVVRKTVNDELQANIWDPQHMDKIVPSLLFNLQSGEHSESRSPSPLQASEKEKESPVELTERCFRELLGRAAYGNIKNAVTPVLMHLDNHALWEGKTFAVCCFKIIMYSIQSQHSHLVIQQLLGHLDANSKNSAKVRAGIVEVLLEAAAIAASGSVGPTVLEVFNTLLRQLRLSVDYELTGSYDGSTNIGTKIIKAHEERQLQEAVIRTIGSFANTLPTYQRSEVMLFIMGKIPVPGIHLTLPSTGSEPEGTRMIQIMLLKSLVQVTAGFQTTNMLTALPSSFLEPLLSFSLTEDPEVRLLVLQILLSLIDRHENRPKFSNISIISDISVLKLKVDKCSRQDNLFMKKHGQQLYRHIYMGCKEPSSGREHYETLFALLGLLSVELANEEVVVDLIRLALALQDLALSTDEGLPVYNRCAVHALAAAYLNLICQLTTVPAFCQHIHEVIEVRQKESPYLLPEDVFIDIPRLPSSLEKMEGDVLFLQSKITEVLGGSGYNTERLGTPYVPQYTDEDRLSKRKSIGETISLQVEVESRNSPEKEERTPAEEITFETLKNAIVDSVGMEEQERERRRQVVVKFQKAPFEEIAAHCGARATLLQSKLNQIFEITIRPPPSPSGTISSGYGQSQSRSVPIYEMKFPDLCVY; this is encoded by the exons GGGTTTGCGGTTGTTGCGGGGCACTCAGGCCTCGATACAAGAGGCTGGTAGACAACATCTTCCCAGAAGACCCAGAG GATGGGTTGGTGAAAGCCAACATGGAGAAGCTGACATTCTATgccctgtcggctccagagaAGCTTGACCGTATCGGCGCATACCTGTCTGAGAGACTGTCAAGGGATGTGGCCCGACACCGATATGG gTATGTGTGCATAGCCATGGAAGCCCTGGACCAGCTGCTGATGGCCTGTCACTGTCAAAGcatcaacctgtttgttgaGAGCTTTCTGAAGATGGTGCGCAAGCTGCTGGAGTCCGACAAACCCAACCTGCAGATTCTAGGAACCAACTCT TTTGTGAAGTTTGCGAACATAGAGGAAGATACACCATCGTACCACCGCAGTTACGACTTCTTTGTGTCGCGCTTCAGTGAGATGTGCCACTCCAGCTACGAGGACCCTGACATCCGCACAAA GATTCGCATGGCAGGTATCAAGGGCCTGCAGGGCGTGGTGAGGAAAACCGTCAACGATGAGCTCCAGGCCAACATTTGGGATCCTCAGCACATGGACAAAATTGTGCCCTCTCTGCTGTTTAACCTGCAGAGTGGAGAGCATTCGGAGAG CCGCTCCCCTTCTCCGCTGCAGGCgtcggagaaggagaaggaaagcCCGGTGGAGCTGACAGAGCGCTGCTTCAGGGAGCTGCTGGGACGAGCCGCCTATGGCAACATAAAGAATGCCGTCACACCCGTCCTGAT GCACTTAGATAACCACGCTCTATGGGAGGGAAAGACCTTTGCAGTGTGTTGCTTCAAAATCATCATGTACTCCATTCAG TCTCAGCACTCTCACTTAGTAATCCAGCAGCTTCTAGGCCACCTGGATGCTAACAGCAAGAATTCAGCCAAAGTGCGGGCTGGGATAGTCGAAGTGTTGTTGGAAGCAGCTGCCATTGCAGCCAGCGGCTCTGTGG GCCCCACAGTGTTGGAGGTGTTTAACACGCTGCTGCGACAGCTTCGTCTGAGTGTGGACTATGAGTTGACTGGCTCATATGATGGCAGCACCAACATTGGCACCAAGATCATCAAAGCTCATGAGGAGAGGCAGCTCCAAGAAGCTGTCATCAGGACCATTG GTTCCTTTGCCAACACTCTGCCGACATaccaaaggtcagaggtcatgctATTCATTATGGGCAAGATCCCCGTCCCCGGGATTCACCTAACTCTGCCTTCGACAGGCTCAGA GCCTGAGGGTACCAGAATGATTCAGATTATGTTACTCAAGTCCTTAGTGCAG GTGACAGCGGGTTTCCAGACAACAAACATGCTGACGGCACTGCCCAGCTCTTTCCTGGAGCCACTGTTGTCTTTCTCTCTGACTGAGGATCCAGAGGTTCGGCTGCTGGTGCTTCAAATCCTTCTTAGTCTTATCGACAGACATGAAAACAGGCCCAAGTTCTCCAACATTAG CATTATCTCTGACATCTCTGTGCTCAAGCTCAAAGTTGACAAGTGTTCCAGACAGGACAACTTATTCATGAAAAAG CATGGCCAGCAGCTATACCGACATATTTATATGGGCTGCAAGGAACCGAGCAGCGGTCGAGAGCACTATGAGACGCTCTTCGCTCTCTTGGGTCTTCTCAGCGTGGAGCTGGCTAACGAAGAGGTGGTGGTGGACCTCATTCGCCTGGCACTCGCCCTGCAG GACCTGGCTCTGTCCACCGATGAAGGGCTTCCTGTTTATAACCGCTGTGCTGTTCATGCCCTCGCCGCCGCCTACCTCAACCTCATCTGCCAGCTCACCACCGTCCCGGCCTTCTGCCAACACATACATGAG GTAATTGAggtgagacagaaagaaagtcCCTACCTTCTGCCTGAGGATGTTTTCATTGATATTCCCAG ACTGCCTTCCTCactggagaagatggagggggATGTGTTGTTCCTCCAGTCAAAGATCACAGAGGTCCTTGGAGGTAGTGGCTATAATACTGAAAGACTGGGTACGCCCTACGTCCCTCAGTACACAG ATGAGGACCGTCTGTCCAAGAGGAAGAGCATAGGTGAGACTATCTCActtcaggtggaggtggagtccAGAAACAGTCCAGAGAAAGAGGAG AGGACTCCAGCAGAGGAAATCACCTTTGAAACCCTGAAGAATGCCATTG TGGACAGTGTGGgcatggaggagcaggagcgggAGCGGAGGAGACAAGTGGTGGTGAAGTTCCAGAAGGCCCCCTTTGAGGAAATAGCCGCCCACTGTGGTGCCAGG GCTACACTACTGCAGAGCAAACTGAACCAGATCTTTGAGATTACAATCAG ACCCCCGCCCAGCCCATCTGGGACCATCTCGTCAGGGTACGGTCAAAGCCAGAGTCGATCTGTGCCCATCTACGAGATGAAGTTCCCGGACCTCTGCGTGTATTAA
- the LOC114849218 gene encoding protein EFR3 homolog B isoform X1 gives MPLPAPDVPASQRLVLDCRVLMDHRVGKGVCGCCGALRPRYKRLVDNIFPEDPEDGLVKANMEKLTFYALSAPEKLDRIGAYLSERLSRDVARHRYGYVCIAMEALDQLLMACHCQSINLFVESFLKMVRKLLESDKPNLQILGTNSFVKFANIEEDTPSYHRSYDFFVSRFSEMCHSSYEDPDIRTKIRMAGIKGLQGVVRKTVNDELQANIWDPQHMDKIVPSLLFNLQSGEHSESRSPSPLQASEKEKESPVELTERCFRELLGRAAYGNIKNAVTPVLMHLDNHALWEGKTFAVCCFKIIMYSIQSQHSHLVIQQLLGHLDANSKNSAKVRAGIVEVLLEAAAIAASGSVGPTVLEVFNTLLRQLRLSVDYELTGSYDGSTNIGTKIIKAHEERQLQEAVIRTIGSFANTLPTYQRSEVMLFIMGKIPVPGIHLTLPSTGSEPEGTRMIQIMLLKSLVQVTAGFQTTNMLTALPSSFLEPLLSFSLTEDPEVRLLVLQILLSLIDRHENRPKFSNISIISDISVLKLKVDKCSRQDNLFMKKHGQQLYRHIYMGCKEPSSGREHYETLFALLGLLSVELANEEVVVDLIRLALALQDLALSTDEGLPVYNRCAVHALAAAYLNLICQLTTVPAFCQHIHEVIEVRQKESPYLLPEDVFIDIPRLPSSLEKMEGDVLFLQSKITEVLGGSGYNTERLGTPYVPQYTDEDRLSKRKSIGETISLQVEVESRNSPEKEERTPAEEITFETLKNAIVDSVGMEEQERERRRQVVVKFQKAPFEEIAAHCGARATLLQSKLNQIFEITIRPPPSPSGTISSGYGQSQSRSVPIYEMKFPDLCVY, from the exons GGGTTTGCGGTTGTTGCGGGGCACTCAGGCCTCGATACAAGAGGCTGGTAGACAACATCTTCCCAGAAGACCCAGAG GATGGGTTGGTGAAAGCCAACATGGAGAAGCTGACATTCTATgccctgtcggctccagagaAGCTTGACCGTATCGGCGCATACCTGTCTGAGAGACTGTCAAGGGATGTGGCCCGACACCGATATGG gTATGTGTGCATAGCCATGGAAGCCCTGGACCAGCTGCTGATGGCCTGTCACTGTCAAAGcatcaacctgtttgttgaGAGCTTTCTGAAGATGGTGCGCAAGCTGCTGGAGTCCGACAAACCCAACCTGCAGATTCTAGGAACCAACTCT TTTGTGAAGTTTGCGAACATAGAGGAAGATACACCATCGTACCACCGCAGTTACGACTTCTTTGTGTCGCGCTTCAGTGAGATGTGCCACTCCAGCTACGAGGACCCTGACATCCGCACAAA GATTCGCATGGCAGGTATCAAGGGCCTGCAGGGCGTGGTGAGGAAAACCGTCAACGATGAGCTCCAGGCCAACATTTGGGATCCTCAGCACATGGACAAAATTGTGCCCTCTCTGCTGTTTAACCTGCAGAGTGGAGAGCATTCGGAGAG CCGCTCCCCTTCTCCGCTGCAGGCgtcggagaaggagaaggaaagcCCGGTGGAGCTGACAGAGCGCTGCTTCAGGGAGCTGCTGGGACGAGCCGCCTATGGCAACATAAAGAATGCCGTCACACCCGTCCTGAT GCACTTAGATAACCACGCTCTATGGGAGGGAAAGACCTTTGCAGTGTGTTGCTTCAAAATCATCATGTACTCCATTCAG TCTCAGCACTCTCACTTAGTAATCCAGCAGCTTCTAGGCCACCTGGATGCTAACAGCAAGAATTCAGCCAAAGTGCGGGCTGGGATAGTCGAAGTGTTGTTGGAAGCAGCTGCCATTGCAGCCAGCGGCTCTGTGG GCCCCACAGTGTTGGAGGTGTTTAACACGCTGCTGCGACAGCTTCGTCTGAGTGTGGACTATGAGTTGACTGGCTCATATGATGGCAGCACCAACATTGGCACCAAGATCATCAAAGCTCATGAGGAGAGGCAGCTCCAAGAAGCTGTCATCAGGACCATTG GTTCCTTTGCCAACACTCTGCCGACATaccaaaggtcagaggtcatgctATTCATTATGGGCAAGATCCCCGTCCCCGGGATTCACCTAACTCTGCCTTCGACAGGCTCAGA GCCTGAGGGTACCAGAATGATTCAGATTATGTTACTCAAGTCCTTAGTGCAG GTGACAGCGGGTTTCCAGACAACAAACATGCTGACGGCACTGCCCAGCTCTTTCCTGGAGCCACTGTTGTCTTTCTCTCTGACTGAGGATCCAGAGGTTCGGCTGCTGGTGCTTCAAATCCTTCTTAGTCTTATCGACAGACATGAAAACAGGCCCAAGTTCTCCAACATTAG CATTATCTCTGACATCTCTGTGCTCAAGCTCAAAGTTGACAAGTGTTCCAGACAGGACAACTTATTCATGAAAAAG CATGGCCAGCAGCTATACCGACATATTTATATGGGCTGCAAGGAACCGAGCAGCGGTCGAGAGCACTATGAGACGCTCTTCGCTCTCTTGGGTCTTCTCAGCGTGGAGCTGGCTAACGAAGAGGTGGTGGTGGACCTCATTCGCCTGGCACTCGCCCTGCAG GACCTGGCTCTGTCCACCGATGAAGGGCTTCCTGTTTATAACCGCTGTGCTGTTCATGCCCTCGCCGCCGCCTACCTCAACCTCATCTGCCAGCTCACCACCGTCCCGGCCTTCTGCCAACACATACATGAG GTAATTGAggtgagacagaaagaaagtcCCTACCTTCTGCCTGAGGATGTTTTCATTGATATTCCCAG ACTGCCTTCCTCactggagaagatggagggggATGTGTTGTTCCTCCAGTCAAAGATCACAGAGGTCCTTGGAGGTAGTGGCTATAATACTGAAAGACTGGGTACGCCCTACGTCCCTCAGTACACAG ATGAGGACCGTCTGTCCAAGAGGAAGAGCATAGGTGAGACTATCTCActtcaggtggaggtggagtccAGAAACAGTCCAGAGAAAGAGGAG AGGACTCCAGCAGAGGAAATCACCTTTGAAACCCTGAAGAATGCCATTG TGGACAGTGTGGgcatggaggagcaggagcgggAGCGGAGGAGACAAGTGGTGGTGAAGTTCCAGAAGGCCCCCTTTGAGGAAATAGCCGCCCACTGTGGTGCCAGG GCTACACTACTGCAGAGCAAACTGAACCAGATCTTTGAGATTACAATCAG ACCCCCGCCCAGCCCATCTGGGACCATCTCGTCAGGGTACGGTCAAAGCCAGAGTCGATCTGTGCCCATCTACGAGATGAAGTTCCCGGACCTCTGCGTGTATTAA
- the LOC114849218 gene encoding protein EFR3 homolog B isoform X4, translating into MYGVCGCCGALRPRYKRLVDNIFPEDPEDGLVKANMEKLTFYALSAPEKLDRIGAYLSERLSRDVARHRYGYVCIAMEALDQLLMACHCQSINLFVESFLKMVRKLLESDKPNLQILGTNSFVKFANIEEDTPSYHRSYDFFVSRFSEMCHSSYEDPDIRTKIRMAGIKGLQGVVRKTVNDELQANIWDPQHMDKIVPSLLFNLQSGEHSESRSPSPLQASEKEKESPVELTERCFRELLGRAAYGNIKNAVTPVLMHLDNHALWEGKTFAVCCFKIIMYSIQSQHSHLVIQQLLGHLDANSKNSAKVRAGIVEVLLEAAAIAASGSVGPTVLEVFNTLLRQLRLSVDYELTGSYDGSTNIGTKIIKAHEERQLQEAVIRTIGSFANTLPTYQRSEVMLFIMGKIPVPGIHLTLPSTGSEPEGTRMIQIMLLKSLVQVTAGFQTTNMLTALPSSFLEPLLSFSLTEDPEVRLLVLQILLSLIDRHENRPKFSNISIISDISVLKLKVDKCSRQDNLFMKKHGQQLYRHIYMGCKEPSSGREHYETLFALLGLLSVELANEEVVVDLIRLALALQDLALSTDEGLPVYNRCAVHALAAAYLNLICQLTTVPAFCQHIHEVIEVRQKESPYLLPEDVFIDIPRLPSSLEKMEGDVLFLQSKITEVLGGSGYNTERLGTPYVPQYTDEDRLSKRKSIGETISLQVEVESRNSPEKEERTPAEEITFETLKNAIVDSVGMEEQERERRRQVVVKFQKAPFEEIAAHCGARATLLQSKLNQIFEITIRPPPSPSGTISSGYGQSQSRSVPIYEMKFPDLCVY; encoded by the exons GGGTTTGCGGTTGTTGCGGGGCACTCAGGCCTCGATACAAGAGGCTGGTAGACAACATCTTCCCAGAAGACCCAGAG GATGGGTTGGTGAAAGCCAACATGGAGAAGCTGACATTCTATgccctgtcggctccagagaAGCTTGACCGTATCGGCGCATACCTGTCTGAGAGACTGTCAAGGGATGTGGCCCGACACCGATATGG gTATGTGTGCATAGCCATGGAAGCCCTGGACCAGCTGCTGATGGCCTGTCACTGTCAAAGcatcaacctgtttgttgaGAGCTTTCTGAAGATGGTGCGCAAGCTGCTGGAGTCCGACAAACCCAACCTGCAGATTCTAGGAACCAACTCT TTTGTGAAGTTTGCGAACATAGAGGAAGATACACCATCGTACCACCGCAGTTACGACTTCTTTGTGTCGCGCTTCAGTGAGATGTGCCACTCCAGCTACGAGGACCCTGACATCCGCACAAA GATTCGCATGGCAGGTATCAAGGGCCTGCAGGGCGTGGTGAGGAAAACCGTCAACGATGAGCTCCAGGCCAACATTTGGGATCCTCAGCACATGGACAAAATTGTGCCCTCTCTGCTGTTTAACCTGCAGAGTGGAGAGCATTCGGAGAG CCGCTCCCCTTCTCCGCTGCAGGCgtcggagaaggagaaggaaagcCCGGTGGAGCTGACAGAGCGCTGCTTCAGGGAGCTGCTGGGACGAGCCGCCTATGGCAACATAAAGAATGCCGTCACACCCGTCCTGAT GCACTTAGATAACCACGCTCTATGGGAGGGAAAGACCTTTGCAGTGTGTTGCTTCAAAATCATCATGTACTCCATTCAG TCTCAGCACTCTCACTTAGTAATCCAGCAGCTTCTAGGCCACCTGGATGCTAACAGCAAGAATTCAGCCAAAGTGCGGGCTGGGATAGTCGAAGTGTTGTTGGAAGCAGCTGCCATTGCAGCCAGCGGCTCTGTGG GCCCCACAGTGTTGGAGGTGTTTAACACGCTGCTGCGACAGCTTCGTCTGAGTGTGGACTATGAGTTGACTGGCTCATATGATGGCAGCACCAACATTGGCACCAAGATCATCAAAGCTCATGAGGAGAGGCAGCTCCAAGAAGCTGTCATCAGGACCATTG GTTCCTTTGCCAACACTCTGCCGACATaccaaaggtcagaggtcatgctATTCATTATGGGCAAGATCCCCGTCCCCGGGATTCACCTAACTCTGCCTTCGACAGGCTCAGA GCCTGAGGGTACCAGAATGATTCAGATTATGTTACTCAAGTCCTTAGTGCAG GTGACAGCGGGTTTCCAGACAACAAACATGCTGACGGCACTGCCCAGCTCTTTCCTGGAGCCACTGTTGTCTTTCTCTCTGACTGAGGATCCAGAGGTTCGGCTGCTGGTGCTTCAAATCCTTCTTAGTCTTATCGACAGACATGAAAACAGGCCCAAGTTCTCCAACATTAG CATTATCTCTGACATCTCTGTGCTCAAGCTCAAAGTTGACAAGTGTTCCAGACAGGACAACTTATTCATGAAAAAG CATGGCCAGCAGCTATACCGACATATTTATATGGGCTGCAAGGAACCGAGCAGCGGTCGAGAGCACTATGAGACGCTCTTCGCTCTCTTGGGTCTTCTCAGCGTGGAGCTGGCTAACGAAGAGGTGGTGGTGGACCTCATTCGCCTGGCACTCGCCCTGCAG GACCTGGCTCTGTCCACCGATGAAGGGCTTCCTGTTTATAACCGCTGTGCTGTTCATGCCCTCGCCGCCGCCTACCTCAACCTCATCTGCCAGCTCACCACCGTCCCGGCCTTCTGCCAACACATACATGAG GTAATTGAggtgagacagaaagaaagtcCCTACCTTCTGCCTGAGGATGTTTTCATTGATATTCCCAG ACTGCCTTCCTCactggagaagatggagggggATGTGTTGTTCCTCCAGTCAAAGATCACAGAGGTCCTTGGAGGTAGTGGCTATAATACTGAAAGACTGGGTACGCCCTACGTCCCTCAGTACACAG ATGAGGACCGTCTGTCCAAGAGGAAGAGCATAGGTGAGACTATCTCActtcaggtggaggtggagtccAGAAACAGTCCAGAGAAAGAGGAG AGGACTCCAGCAGAGGAAATCACCTTTGAAACCCTGAAGAATGCCATTG TGGACAGTGTGGgcatggaggagcaggagcgggAGCGGAGGAGACAAGTGGTGGTGAAGTTCCAGAAGGCCCCCTTTGAGGAAATAGCCGCCCACTGTGGTGCCAGG GCTACACTACTGCAGAGCAAACTGAACCAGATCTTTGAGATTACAATCAG ACCCCCGCCCAGCCCATCTGGGACCATCTCGTCAGGGTACGGTCAAAGCCAGAGTCGATCTGTGCCCATCTACGAGATGAAGTTCCCGGACCTCTGCGTGTATTAA